In the genome of Hymenobacter cellulosivorans, one region contains:
- a CDS encoding YfiM family protein → MSTFSRPLALFCARFLLLPGLVLGAGLAVQAQQPAAPTSLPPAAPPPDSTLVSTPRSHRLPILAGGLVVSYTGLLYLLDQGWYTGPRSDFHWFNDLPEWQQMDKAGHFWGAFHESRGAVDMLRWAKVPDRTATWYGGFVGFLLQSPIELLDGRDPAYGASATDLAANFLGSAALIGQQLAWNEVRIMPKYSFHTTRYARLRPNVLGKSLAEQHLKDYNGQTYWLCADLAAWLRPESKWPKWLQPAVGYGAQEMVYNDPDANAALGLYPYRQYYLSLDVNLRRIPTRSKLLKRVFYVASIFHLPAPALEYNARRGVVLHGLYF, encoded by the coding sequence ATGAGTACATTTTCCCGCCCGTTGGCTTTGTTTTGCGCCCGGTTCCTGCTGCTGCCGGGCTTGGTACTGGGCGCGGGTTTAGCCGTGCAGGCCCAGCAGCCGGCCGCGCCTACCAGTCTGCCTCCTGCCGCCCCGCCGCCCGATTCCACTCTTGTCTCGACGCCCCGCTCCCACCGCCTACCGATTTTGGCCGGGGGGCTGGTGGTGAGCTACACCGGCCTGCTGTATCTGCTCGACCAGGGTTGGTATACCGGTCCCCGCAGCGACTTCCACTGGTTCAACGATTTGCCCGAGTGGCAGCAGATGGACAAGGCCGGGCATTTCTGGGGCGCGTTTCACGAAAGCCGGGGCGCGGTAGATATGCTGCGCTGGGCCAAGGTGCCGGACCGCACCGCCACCTGGTACGGCGGCTTCGTGGGATTTCTGCTGCAAAGCCCCATCGAGTTGCTCGACGGGCGCGACCCGGCCTACGGGGCCTCCGCTACCGATTTGGCGGCCAACTTTCTGGGCTCAGCGGCCCTGATTGGCCAGCAGCTGGCCTGGAATGAAGTGCGCATCATGCCCAAGTACTCGTTTCACACCACGCGCTACGCCCGGCTGCGGCCCAACGTGCTGGGCAAGTCCCTGGCCGAGCAACACCTAAAAGACTACAACGGCCAAACCTACTGGCTCTGCGCCGACCTGGCCGCCTGGCTCCGGCCCGAAAGCAAGTGGCCCAAGTGGCTGCAGCCCGCCGTGGGCTACGGGGCCCAGGAAATGGTGTACAACGACCCCGACGCCAACGCTGCCTTGGGCCTGTACCCCTACCGGCAGTACTACCTCAGCCTCGACGTGAATCTGCGCCGAATCCCGACGCGCAGCAAGCTGCTCAAACGGGTGTTCTACGTGGCCAGCATATTCCACCTGCCCGCCCCGGCCCTGGAATACAACGCCCGCCGCGGGGTGGTACTGCACGGGCTGTATTTTTAG